ATGGTGCCAACAGCAATAGAGTTTCCAGGTAACTGGGAAAAAAATTGCACTAGCAGAATCAGCCACTGACTTGGGTAATAGAGCAACCAAGCCAGGGCACTTCCTGCTAGTGGCCAGATCAATGATGCTAAGGCGCTGATAATTCCACCAATACTTATGATGGAGATTAAAGGGGTGCTGATTATGTTTGCCAGGATGCTGTAGGGAGATACCAGACCAAAGATATAAAGTTGTAGGGGTAAAACCCACGGAAAAACGGCTATCGGAAGCGCAATTAAGGATGCGATCGCAGGTGGCAACCAATCCAGCCATTTTGTAACCGCCGGTACTGCAACTAATAATCCCAAAGTAGCTAAAAAACTAAGTTGAAAACCTAAATCCCAAATCCATAAGGGATTAAACAACAACAAGAGCGTGGCAGCAAGTAGCAGTGAACCCAGCGGCTTCACCTTCCGTTGCATTGCTAAAGCAATTAATGCCCCAACTCCCATCACTCCGGCTCGAACTACAGAGGGCTGCAACCCTGTTAAACCTACAAAAACAAGTAGGGCAGTGAACCCAATCATAAATTGCGATCGCACCGAAAAACGCTGAGTTAGAGCCACCACCACACCCAGAATCAAAGAAATTTGAAATCCAGACGCCGCGAGGGCATGAGCTAAACCACTCTGGATAAATTTATTGCGAACATCGTAGGGTAAATCTACCGCCTGATTCCCCAACACCATCGAACTGACCAACTGACCCTTTGGACTACCTAACCAACGGACTTGAGATTGGATGATCCGCCGCCGGATAGTCCAAAATCCCCAGGGACGTTTTTCTGGTTCATTAACAAAGCTAACTTGACGTCCGCTGAGACCAACAAACCCACCTTCTCGTTTTAGGTAAGCTTGAAAGTCAAAGGCTCCTGGATTGGCAGCAGGCTTAGGTTTATACAAAACGCCAGTTACTGCTATTTCTTGACCCGGATATAAACCCGTTGCTTGCAGTAATGGCAAAGTCACGTATAACTTACCAGTCACCCCTTGACTAACATCAGCGGGTTTGTTGTTGCCGTTCTTGACCTCATTTAATTTTGTAGCTTCCAGCCAAAACTGCGATCGCTGACTTTGCGTCAGACGGGGCGGAGTCGCAATCTTGCCTTGAACTGTAACAATTTGCTCCTGCCCTCTAATATTTTGGGCAGACACAAACTTGCTAATGTTATTCGCCGCTGGTTGCGGCACTCGCACTTGAAAATAAAGTGCCGCCAGCAATCCAACAATTCCAGCCGCCAGCCACACTCTCGATTTCGGGCCTGTTCGCCAAAATCGGGGCAAGACAACAGCTGCCCCAATCCCTAAGGCTAGTATTCCGTACTTCCCCCAAGGCAATCCCGTAGAAAGCAAGCCTAGAATATAAGCCAAACTTAAAATGACGCCATTGGCTAAACTCATTGGATAGTCAAACTTATCTTGAAGACTAGTAAAGAGTACAGAAACAGCACATAAAGTGCTGGGCTTCCCAAGTAGGGATTGTGAACTGTCTGCAACATCGCTGGATTGTTCCCAAAACCATCATATAGATAATGCCATTAACAGCTAGCAATCCCAGCAAAATGGAACCCATTTTAAATGTGGACTTTCCAATATTGATGGCTGCTGCATTACCAGAGACAATAAGCGACTGGTATCGCCAGATGCTGTGACCAAAAGAACCCAGGTTGCAAGTTTGCCATAGTCAGCTCGACTTTTTTGAGCAACATCTGCATCCGTCACCATTTATCCGCACTGTTCGGCTAGTTCCCTTCTTGCTAGTTTTGAGCTACTGGTTCTTTAGGTTCTTCTGTGGCTTGTTGTACTTTACAGAGTGGAAATCCCAGAGCCTCTCGTTGCTGCAAGTACAGCTCAGCGACTCGTCGTGCCAATTTGCGAATTCTGCCAATGTAGCGCGTCCGCTCGGTTACAGAAATGACGCCTCTAGCATCCAGCAAATTAAAGGTGTGAGAACACTTCAAAACATAATCCAGGCTGGGTAAGACAAGTTCGCGTTGAGCTATTTGCTCTGCCTCCTGCTCGTACAAACCAAATAGAGTAAACAACAACTCTGGGTTGGATGCTTCAAAGTTGTAAACACACTGCTCAATTTCTCCCTGGAGGTGAACGTCTCCATAAGTAAGATCATCCGTCCAGTGAATTTTAGTCAATGCATCAACCTGTTGGAGGTACATGGTTAATCGCTCCAAACCATAAGTGATCTCAATTGAGACAGGTTTACAATCAATGCCTCCGCACTGCTGAAAGTAAGTAAACTGAGTGATCTCCATCCCATCTAGCCAGACTTCCCAGCCGACACCCCAAGCTCCTACTGTGGCATCCTCCCAGTTGTCTTCCACAAACCGGATATCGTGATCTTCAGGACGAATACCCAACGCCCTCAAGGAGTCCAGATATATCTCCTGGATATTATCTGGTGAAGGCTTAATCAAAACTTGATACTGATAATAGTGTTGATAGC
This genomic window from Coleofasciculus sp. FACHB-1120 contains:
- the glyQ gene encoding glycine--tRNA ligase subunit alpha; protein product: MNFQSVIATLHKFWSDRGCLIAQPYDIEKGAGTKNPHTFLRCLGPEPWAVAYVEPCRRPTDGRYGENPNRYQHYYQYQVLIKPSPDNIQEIYLDSLRALGIRPEDHDIRFVEDNWEDATVGAWGVGWEVWLDGMEITQFTYFQQCGGIDCKPVSIEITYGLERLTMYLQQVDALTKIHWTDDLTYGDVHLQGEIEQCVYNFEASNPELLFTLFGLYEQEAEQIAQRELVLPSLDYVLKCSHTFNLLDARGVISVTERTRYIGRIRKLARRVAELYLQQREALGFPLCKVQQATEEPKEPVAQN
- a CDS encoding ComEC/Rec2 family competence protein → MSLANGVILSLAYILGLLSTGLPWGKYGILALGIGAAVVLPRFWRTGPKSRVWLAAGIVGLLAALYFQVRVPQPAANNISKFVSAQNIRGQEQIVTVQGKIATPPRLTQSQRSQFWLEATKLNEVKNGNNKPADVSQGVTGKLYVTLPLLQATGLYPGQEIAVTGVLYKPKPAANPGAFDFQAYLKREGGFVGLSGRQVSFVNEPEKRPWGFWTIRRRIIQSQVRWLGSPKGQLVSSMVLGNQAVDLPYDVRNKFIQSGLAHALAASGFQISLILGVVVALTQRFSVRSQFMIGFTALLVFVGLTGLQPSVVRAGVMGVGALIALAMQRKVKPLGSLLLAATLLLLFNPLWIWDLGFQLSFLATLGLLVAVPAVTKWLDWLPPAIASLIALPIAVFPWVLPLQLYIFGLVSPYSILANIISTPLISIISIGGIISALASLIWPLAGSALAWLLYYPSQWLILLVQFFSQLPGNSIAVGTISILQLLTLYGLIALASLSKWWRRRWWFAGLIAASLVIVPVWQTKGTLFRVTVLSTPGEPVLVIQDKGQVTLVNSGDDSTANFTVLPFLQQQGVNQIDWAVVTDSQLSSRNGWSKILERLPVSSFYANTASIGKLSTLGVKIPTQALPINQSVTIGASVIKLISTQPPVVQLQISNQIWLMVGNFKPEEKERKLALLKQLPPAQVLWWSGENLQADILQKIQPKVAIASSATIDPETAQNLRKLNTQVYTTQHDGAIQWTPSRGFETTLEATENDVGMSY